Part of the Vicinamibacterales bacterium genome is shown below.
GCCGGGCTGCCGGTGCACGGTGAAGTGTCGACTCAACGGTTCGACGTCGAGCGCAGCGACGACGAGCTGGTGCTGAACACGCTGCTGCCGATGGCGCGCCTCCACGTGGAGCGGCGCGTCGCGCTGGGGCCGCAGCCCGGCACGGTCCGCGTGCGCGAGACGGTGGAGAACCTGTCGGCTATCGACCATCCGGTCGGGTGGACCCAGCACGTCACCCTCGGTCCGCCGTTCCTCGAGCGCGGGGCGACCCAGTTCCGGACCTCGGCCGGCCGGTCGAAGGTGTTCCCGGGTGCGTTCGGGCCGGCCGACTACCTCGCGCCAGGCGCCGAGTTCGACTGGCCGATGGCCCCCCGCGCCGGCGGCGGCGACGAGGACCTTCGCATGTTTACTGCCGCGCCCGCCTCGAGCGCCTACACGGCCCACCTCATGCGCGAGGGCAGCCACGCGTTCTTCGTGGCGTTCTCGCCGCGCTTGCGGCTGGCGTTCGGCTACGTCTGGCGGCCGTCCGACTTTCCGTGGCTCGGCATATGGGAGGAGAACGCCAGCCGGCCGCAACCCCCGTGGAACGGCCGGACGCTCACGCGCGGCATGGAGTTCGGCGTCTCTCCCTTTCCCGAGACACGCCGTGAGATGATTGAACGACAGCGGCTCTTCGGCGTGCCGACGTTCCGCTGGATTGGCGCGGCGAGCCGGCTGACGGTCGAGTACTGGATCGTGGCGGCGGCCGCAGACTCCGTACCCGAAACGCTCGAGCCGCCGCTGACGTAACACAGGAACGGGGTTCAGCGACGCTTTTAAGGAGGCATCATCGCTATGTTCGCGAGTCTGGTCGTATCCGCATTCATTCTGGCCGCGCCAGCGGGCGCGTCGGTCGCGCAGGACAAGCCGGCCCCTGCACCGCCGAAGCCGGCCGCGACGGCCGCCAAGCCGGGCGCCGCGCGCCTCATCGAGATCGGCGCCGGCGACGACATGAAATACAGCGTGACGGAGATCGCGGCCAAGCCGGGCGAGACGCTGCGCATCCGGCTCACCTCGAAGGGCACCCTGCCCAAGGTCGCCATGGCGCACAACGTGGTCGTCCTCAAGCCGGGCGCGAAGCAGACCGAGTTCGCCAACGCCGCCGCGATGGCGCGCGCCACCGACTTCATTCCAACCGACATGAAGGATCAGGTGGTGGCGGCGTCAGGACTGGCGGGCCCGGGTGAGACGGTCGAGGTGACGGTGAAGATCCCCGCGGCGGGAACGTATCCGTTCATCTGCACGTTCCCGGGACATTTCGCGGCCGGCATGCGCGGGACGATCATCGCGAAGTAGGCCGGGCGAAAACACGACGGCCGACCGGGGATCGCTCGTGCGATCGCCGGCCGGCCGTCGGTCTGTACGCCTCCTACTGCGTGACCGTGACGGTCAGCGTAGAGCGTCCGATCTTGCCCCGCTTGTTGAACGCCCAGCACGTGACCGTGGTCTTGCCGACCTTGAACGTGCTGCCTGAGGCCGGCGAGCAGTTCACCGGGCGCGATCCGTCGACCGCATCCTTTGCCGTGGCCGTGAACGTCGCGGCCGCGCCGCCCGACGAGGTCGCGGCAACCGTGACGTCGCCAGAGGTCGAGACCACCGGCGGCGCGGGGTTGTCGGCGCCGGACGGGAGCCGATCGCTGCAGTCGGGCGACGCGCACTCGTTGACGTCGAAGCACCCGACGTAGCCATCGCCCGCGTAATCCTTGGGACATCCCCCGCAGGTCCGTGAACCGGGCGTGTTCTCGCACGCCGTCAGCCGGTGGCATCCGCCGTTGCTGACCGCGCACTCGTTGACGTCGACGCACCCGGTCTCCGGCGAGCCGCTGTAGCCGGGCTCGCACCCGCCGGTCTTGGCC
Proteins encoded:
- a CDS encoding plastocyanin/azurin family copper-binding protein, which gives rise to MFASLVVSAFILAAPAGASVAQDKPAPAPPKPAATAAKPGAARLIEIGAGDDMKYSVTEIAAKPGETLRIRLTSKGTLPKVAMAHNVVVLKPGAKQTEFANAAAMARATDFIPTDMKDQVVAASGLAGPGETVEVTVKIPAAGTYPFICTFPGHFAAGMRGTIIAK
- a CDS encoding calcium-binding EGF-like domain-containing protein; the protein is MFRQAPRWLVQSAIGVALVLSLNFVTGGAAATDEAQTAGPAAKTGGCEPGYSGSPETGCVDVNECAVSNGGCHRLTACENTPGSRTCGGCPKDYAGDGYVGCFDVNECASPDCSDRLPSGADNPAPPVVSTSGDVTVAATSSGGAAATFTATAKDAVDGSRPVNCSPASGSTFKVGKTTVTCWAFNKRGKIGRSTLTVTVTQ